A region of Streptomyces sp. WMMC500 DNA encodes the following proteins:
- a CDS encoding DUF3710 domain-containing protein has translation MFGRRRKGQEEPVDKLADGVSAEDAEESAEEQPEDGEERRYALPPEERPEGPWDIGEVEDATRGRVDLGGLLVPGVEGMELRVEVAGESIVAATVVLRDSAIQLQGFAAPKNEGIWGEVRAEIANGITKQGGIIDERKDTLGWELRAQVPVKLPDGKSGMQVVRFVGCDGPRWFLRGVISGHAAVQPQAAGVLEKIFRETVVVRGEGPMAPRDPIVLQLPTDAQMVPDGVQQDEASEGSRFAGGIDSLARGPEITEVR, from the coding sequence GTGTTCGGACGTCGTCGCAAGGGGCAGGAGGAGCCCGTCGACAAGCTCGCCGACGGCGTGAGCGCCGAGGACGCCGAGGAGTCGGCGGAGGAGCAGCCCGAGGACGGGGAGGAGCGCAGGTACGCGCTGCCCCCCGAGGAGCGGCCCGAGGGCCCGTGGGACATCGGCGAGGTCGAGGACGCCACCCGCGGCCGGGTGGACCTCGGCGGCCTGCTCGTCCCCGGGGTCGAGGGCATGGAGCTGCGCGTCGAGGTGGCGGGCGAGTCGATCGTCGCCGCGACGGTGGTGCTGCGGGACAGCGCGATCCAGTTGCAGGGCTTCGCCGCCCCGAAGAACGAGGGCATCTGGGGCGAGGTCCGCGCCGAGATCGCCAACGGCATCACCAAGCAGGGCGGCATCATCGACGAGCGCAAGGACACCCTCGGCTGGGAGCTGCGCGCCCAGGTGCCGGTCAAGCTGCCCGACGGCAAGAGCGGCATGCAGGTCGTGCGGTTCGTCGGCTGCGACGGCCCGCGGTGGTTCCTGCGCGGCGTGATCTCCGGGCACGCCGCGGTGCAGCCGCAGGCGGCGGGGGTGCTGGAGAAGATCTTCCGCGAGACCGTGGTCGTACGCGGCGAGGGCCCGATGGCGCCGCGGGACCCGATCGTGCTGCAGTTGCCGACGGACGCGCAGATGGTGCCGGACGGGGTGCAGCAGGACGAGGCGAGCGAGGGCTCGCGGTTCGCGGGCGGCATCGACTCGCTGGCGCGCGGACCGGAGATCACCGAGGTGCGGTAG
- a CDS encoding enolase C-terminal domain-like protein yields the protein MLLNLSGAHGPYFTRNVVLLTDSEGNTGVGEVPGGEPIRRTLAEAAGLVVGRPLARHRSVLRAVGTAFAARDGAGRGPQTYDLRTTVHVVAGLESALLDLLGQFLGVPVAELLGEGQQRARVPVLGYLFYIGDRNRTDLPYRGEPQAEDAWTRLRHEPALTPDAVIALAEAAHERYGFADFKLKGGVLPGEQEVATVTALAERFPGARITLDPNGGWPLADAIRHGRALRGVVAYAEDPCGAEDGYSGREVMAEFKRATGLTTATNMIATDWRQLGHAIRAAAVDIPLADPHFWTLSGSVRVAQLCQAWGLTWGSHSNNHFDISLAMFTHVAAAAPGEITAIDSHWIWQDGQRLTSRPPAIENGSIEVPAAPGLGVTVDHERLEEAHELYLSAGLGARDDAAAMQYLIPGWRFDPKRPALDRRGDTA from the coding sequence ATGCTGCTGAACCTCAGCGGCGCGCACGGACCGTACTTCACCCGCAACGTCGTCCTGCTCACCGACTCCGAGGGCAACACCGGAGTGGGCGAGGTGCCGGGCGGCGAGCCGATCCGCCGCACGCTGGCGGAGGCGGCCGGCCTCGTCGTCGGCCGCCCGCTGGCCCGGCACCGCTCCGTGCTGCGCGCGGTCGGCACGGCGTTCGCCGCCCGCGACGGCGCGGGCCGCGGGCCGCAGACGTACGACCTGCGCACCACCGTGCACGTCGTCGCCGGGCTCGAATCCGCGCTGCTCGACCTGCTCGGCCAGTTCCTCGGCGTCCCCGTCGCGGAACTGCTCGGCGAGGGGCAGCAGCGCGCGCGGGTACCGGTGCTCGGCTACCTCTTCTACATCGGGGACCGCAACCGCACCGATCTGCCCTACCGCGGCGAGCCGCAGGCCGAGGACGCCTGGACGCGGCTGCGGCACGAGCCCGCGCTGACCCCCGACGCGGTGATCGCACTCGCCGAGGCGGCCCACGAGCGGTACGGCTTCGCCGACTTCAAGCTCAAGGGCGGGGTGCTGCCCGGTGAGCAGGAGGTCGCCACCGTCACCGCGCTGGCGGAGCGCTTCCCCGGGGCCCGCATCACCCTGGACCCCAACGGCGGCTGGCCGCTCGCCGACGCGATCCGGCACGGCCGGGCGCTGCGGGGTGTCGTCGCCTACGCCGAGGACCCCTGCGGCGCGGAGGACGGCTACTCCGGCCGGGAGGTGATGGCGGAGTTCAAACGGGCCACCGGGCTCACCACGGCGACGAACATGATCGCCACGGACTGGCGGCAGTTGGGCCACGCGATACGCGCCGCGGCCGTCGACATCCCGCTGGCCGACCCGCACTTCTGGACCCTGTCCGGCTCGGTCCGGGTCGCCCAGCTCTGCCAGGCGTGGGGCCTGACCTGGGGATCGCACTCCAACAACCACTTCGACATCTCGCTGGCGATGTTCACCCACGTCGCCGCCGCCGCCCCCGGCGAGATCACGGCGATCGACTCGCACTGGATCTGGCAGGACGGGCAGCGGCTGACCAGCCGGCCCCCGGCCATCGAGAACGGGTCGATCGAGGTCCCGGCCGCGCCCGGGCTCGGCGTCACGGTCGACCACGAGCGGCTTGAGGAGGCGCACGAGCTGTACCTGAGCGCGGGCCTCGGCGCCCGGGACGACGCCGCGGCGATGCAGTACCTCATCCCCGGGTGGCGGTTCGATCCCAAGCGCCCGGCTCTCGACCGACGGGGAGACACCGCATGA
- the dut gene encoding dUTP diphosphatase, whose amino-acid sequence MTAGREPVDVLIRRVDPEVPLPAYAHPGDAGVDLVTTRPAELPPGERVVLPTGIALALPDGYAAFVHPRSGLAARCGVTLVNAPGTVDAGYRGEIKVNVVNLDPRRPVRFERFDRIAQLVIQQVEKARFHEVAELPGSARGEGGHGSTGGHASLGDRQAARGYASVIADREGQ is encoded by the coding sequence GTGACGGCCGGGCGGGAGCCGGTGGACGTGCTGATCCGCCGCGTCGACCCCGAGGTACCGCTCCCGGCGTACGCGCACCCGGGCGACGCCGGCGTCGACCTCGTCACCACCCGGCCCGCGGAGCTGCCCCCCGGCGAGCGCGTCGTCCTGCCCACCGGCATCGCCCTGGCGCTGCCCGACGGCTACGCGGCGTTCGTGCATCCGCGCTCCGGTCTCGCCGCCCGCTGCGGCGTGACGCTCGTGAACGCCCCGGGGACGGTGGATGCCGGGTACCGTGGGGAGATCAAGGTGAACGTGGTCAACCTCGACCCGCGCCGCCCGGTGCGGTTCGAGCGTTTCGACCGGATCGCGCAGCTCGTGATCCAGCAGGTGGAGAAGGCCCGCTTCCACGAGGTGGCCGAACTCCCCGGCTCCGCCAGGGGCGAGGGAGGGCACGGGTCGACCGGAGGGCATGCTTCCCTCGGCGACCGGCAGGCCGCTCGTGGATACGCTTCGGTCATTGCCGACCGGGAAGGACAGTGA
- a CDS encoding 2-hydroxyacid dehydrogenase — protein MTDDRGRVLQVGPLMPSLAETLRGTYGALVLPDGGDERAAFLAARGSEVVAAVTSGRAGVGTGLMTALPRLGAVINFGVGYDTTDVALARSRGVKVSHTPDVLTDCVADTALGLTLDLLRGLSAADRFVRAGRWPEAGTFPLMRRVSGARVGILGLGRIGRAIATRFAAMGCPISYHSRHEVPGTGHVYAPSPVELAAAVDVLVVATSGGAGTRGLVDRSVLKALGPRGYLINIARGTVVDEDALVEMLTAGELAGAGLDVFAAEPQVPDALLGMDNVVLLPHLASGTLETRAEMERLTLGNLASFLGGGDLLTPVPELR, from the coding sequence ATGACCGACGACAGAGGCCGCGTGCTCCAGGTCGGCCCCTTGATGCCGTCGCTCGCCGAGACGCTGCGCGGCACGTACGGCGCCCTGGTGCTGCCCGACGGCGGCGACGAGCGGGCCGCGTTCCTCGCCGCCCGCGGATCCGAGGTCGTCGCCGCGGTGACCTCCGGCCGCGCCGGTGTCGGCACCGGGCTCATGACGGCACTCCCCCGGCTCGGCGCGGTGATCAACTTCGGCGTCGGCTACGACACGACCGATGTCGCCCTCGCCCGCAGCCGCGGGGTGAAGGTGTCCCACACCCCGGACGTGCTGACCGACTGCGTCGCCGACACGGCCCTCGGGCTCACTCTCGACCTGCTGCGCGGGCTGTCCGCGGCGGACCGGTTCGTCCGTGCCGGCCGGTGGCCGGAGGCGGGGACCTTCCCGCTGATGCGCCGGGTCAGCGGCGCCCGGGTGGGCATCCTGGGGCTGGGCCGGATCGGCCGGGCGATCGCCACCCGGTTCGCGGCGATGGGGTGCCCGATCAGCTATCACAGCCGGCACGAGGTGCCCGGCACCGGCCACGTCTACGCGCCCTCACCCGTCGAGCTGGCCGCGGCGGTGGACGTGCTGGTCGTGGCCACGTCCGGCGGCGCCGGCACCCGCGGGCTGGTGGACCGGTCCGTCCTGAAGGCACTCGGCCCCCGCGGCTATCTGATCAACATCGCCCGCGGGACCGTGGTCGACGAGGACGCGCTGGTCGAGATGCTGACGGCAGGAGAGCTCGCCGGCGCCGGACTCGACGTGTTCGCAGCCGAGCCGCAGGTACCCGACGCCCTGCTCGGCATGGACAACGTGGTGCTCCTGCCCCACCTCGCCAGCGGCACGCTGGAGACCCGGGCGGAGATGGAACGGCTCACCCTCGGCAACCTCGCCAGCTTCCTCGGCGGCGGCGACCTGCTGACCCCCGTCCCCGAGCTGCGCTGA
- a CDS encoding aldehyde dehydrogenase (NADP(+)), whose protein sequence is MADTDSDTDTDATLTGAMLIGAARVHGAQGTVHGSDPRTGEQLAPAYGLGGGPDVERAAALAQEAFPRYRETAPEQRAAFLEQVAANLEAVAGELVERVVRETGIVRARVVGELARTTGQLRLFAELVREGGWAGARIDPALPDRVPLPRPDIRQRRIPLGPVAVFGASNFPLAFSVAGGDTASALAAGCPVVVKAHSAHPGTSELAGTAIQRAVERHGLPEGVFSLIFGTGEETGIRLVTDPRIRAVGFTGSRSGGTALMRAAAGRPVPIPVYAEMSSINPVFLLPGALRGERAAELGGAFTASLTTGAGQLCTSPGLVFGIEGPGLAAFTESAAAAVSAAPALPMLNTGIHASYAEGVARLGGLAEVTEAAAGLPGDGIAAPGRARLFTTTGDAFLAEPALHEEVFGASSLVVRLKDAGQLDTVVAALEGQLTATVHAAEDDEEDRRLARGLLRSLEDKVGRIVFNGWPTGVDVGHAMVHGGPFPATSDGRSTSVGTLAIDRFLRPVAYQNVPAGLLPAPVDTQNSLGLWRQVNGELTRD, encoded by the coding sequence ATGGCCGACACCGACTCCGACACCGACACCGACGCCACCCTGACCGGCGCCATGCTGATCGGAGCCGCGCGCGTGCACGGCGCACAGGGCACCGTGCACGGCAGCGACCCGCGCACCGGCGAGCAGTTGGCGCCCGCGTACGGCCTCGGCGGCGGCCCGGACGTGGAACGGGCCGCCGCCCTGGCCCAAGAGGCGTTCCCCCGCTACCGGGAGACCGCCCCGGAGCAGCGCGCGGCCTTCCTGGAGCAGGTGGCCGCCAACCTCGAGGCCGTCGCCGGGGAACTGGTCGAGCGGGTCGTCCGGGAGACCGGCATCGTCCGCGCGCGGGTCGTCGGCGAGCTCGCCCGCACGACCGGCCAGCTTCGGCTCTTCGCGGAGCTGGTGCGCGAGGGCGGCTGGGCCGGTGCCAGGATCGACCCGGCCCTGCCCGACCGCGTCCCGCTGCCGCGCCCCGACATCCGCCAGCGCAGGATCCCGCTCGGCCCGGTGGCCGTCTTCGGCGCGAGCAACTTCCCGCTCGCCTTCTCCGTGGCCGGCGGCGACACCGCGTCCGCGCTCGCCGCCGGCTGCCCGGTCGTGGTCAAGGCGCACAGCGCCCACCCCGGCACCTCCGAGCTCGCCGGCACCGCGATCCAGCGGGCCGTGGAACGGCACGGACTGCCCGAGGGCGTGTTCTCCCTCATCTTCGGCACCGGCGAGGAGACCGGCATCCGGCTGGTCACCGACCCGCGGATACGCGCCGTCGGCTTCACCGGCTCGCGCAGCGGCGGCACCGCGCTCATGCGCGCCGCCGCCGGCCGCCCGGTGCCGATCCCCGTGTACGCGGAGATGTCGAGCATCAACCCCGTCTTCCTGCTCCCCGGTGCGCTGCGCGGCGAACGCGCCGCCGAGCTCGGCGGCGCGTTCACCGCCTCCCTCACCACCGGAGCCGGCCAGCTCTGCACCAGCCCGGGCCTGGTCTTCGGCATCGAGGGCCCCGGCCTTGCGGCGTTCACCGAGTCGGCAGCCGCCGCGGTCTCCGCCGCCCCGGCACTGCCGATGCTGAACACCGGCATCCACGCCTCGTACGCCGAAGGCGTCGCCCGGCTCGGCGGCCTCGCCGAGGTGACCGAGGCCGCCGCGGGTCTGCCCGGCGACGGCATCGCCGCACCCGGCAGGGCACGGCTGTTCACCACCACGGGCGACGCCTTCCTCGCCGAGCCGGCGTTGCACGAGGAGGTGTTCGGCGCCTCCTCCCTGGTGGTGCGCCTGAAGGACGCCGGTCAGCTCGACACCGTGGTCGCCGCGCTCGAAGGCCAGCTTACCGCGACCGTGCACGCCGCCGAGGACGACGAGGAGGACCGGCGGCTCGCCCGCGGTCTGCTGCGCTCGCTGGAGGACAAGGTCGGGCGCATCGTGTTCAACGGCTGGCCCACCGGCGTCGACGTCGGCCACGCCATGGTCCACGGCGGCCCGTTCCCCGCCACGTCCGACGGCCGCAGCACCTCTGTCGGCACCCTCGCGATCGACCGGTTCCTGCGGCCGGTCGCCTACCAGAACGTCCCGGCCGGCCTGCTGCCCGCGCCCGTGGACACCCAGAACTCCCTCGGACTGTGGAGGCAGGTCAACGGTGAGCTCACCCGGGACTGA
- a CDS encoding PaaI family thioesterase gives MTASDKLTPPPGAAEPVRHPDAPAPGRLLGSHYEQCFGCGGGQEHGLHLAARAGEGVSVTAEFTVRTAHQGAPGLAHGGVLTAALDETLGALSWLLRTITVTGRLETDFLRPVPVGATLHLAARARAVAGRKIYSTATGRLDAPDGPVAVRADALFVEVKVDHFVENGRDSEIRAAMADPDQVRRARAFEVNP, from the coding sequence GTGACTGCAAGTGACAAGCTGACCCCGCCCCCGGGTGCCGCGGAACCCGTGCGGCATCCGGACGCCCCGGCGCCCGGCCGGCTGCTCGGCTCCCACTACGAGCAGTGCTTCGGCTGCGGCGGCGGCCAGGAGCACGGGCTGCACCTGGCCGCGCGGGCGGGCGAGGGCGTGAGCGTGACCGCGGAATTCACGGTCAGGACCGCCCACCAGGGCGCTCCGGGCCTCGCCCACGGCGGGGTGCTCACCGCCGCGCTCGACGAGACGCTGGGCGCGCTGAGCTGGCTGCTGCGCACCATCACGGTGACCGGCCGGCTGGAGACCGACTTCCTGCGCCCGGTGCCGGTGGGCGCCACCCTCCACCTGGCCGCCCGCGCCCGCGCCGTCGCCGGCCGCAAGATCTACTCCACCGCCACCGGCCGTCTCGACGCCCCGGACGGGCCGGTGGCCGTACGCGCCGACGCCCTGTTCGTGGAGGTCAAGGTGGACCACTTCGTCGAGAACGGCCGGGACAGCGAGATCCGGGCGGCGATGGCCGACCCCGACCAGGTCCGGCGGGCGCGCGCCTTCGAGGTGAACCCGTGA